A stretch of the Actinoalloteichus fjordicus genome encodes the following:
- the lepA gene encoding translation elongation factor 4: MSTFADTTFTPPELIRNFCIIAHIDHGKSTLADRMLQLTGVVDARSMRAQYLDRMDIERERGITIKAQNVRLPWQLDGTDHVLHMIDTPGHVDFTYEVSRALEACEGAILLVDAAQGIEAQTLANLYLALENDLTIIPVLNKIDLPAADPDKYAAELSRIVGCEPEEVLRVSAKSGLGVGDVLDTVVRQVPAPVGAADAPPRAMIFDSVYDTYRGVVTYIRVVDGRITPRQRIRMMSTGATHELLEVGIISPEPKPSQGLGVGEVGYLITGVKDVRQSRVGDTVTAERKGATEPLAGYRDPKPMVYAGLYPMDGSDYPDLREALDKLQLNDAALTYEPETSAALGFGFRCGFLGLLHLEITRDRLEREFGLDLISTAPNVVYQVEMEDGALHEVTNPSDWPDGKIGAVHEPITKCTVIAPVDFVGAIMELCQSKRGQLDGMDYLSEDRVELRYTVPLAEIIYDFFDALKSRTRGYASLDYEESGDQTADLVKVDILLQGEPVDAFSAIVHKDSAYGYGTKMASKLRELIPRQQFEVPIQAAIGARIIARETIRAIRKDVLAKCYGGDITRKRKLLEKQKEGKKRMKMVGRVEVPQEAFVAALSTEDSADKGKGKK, translated from the coding sequence GTGAGCACGTTCGCCGACACCACCTTCACACCTCCGGAACTCATCCGGAACTTCTGCATCATCGCCCACATCGACCACGGCAAATCCACCTTGGCCGACCGTATGCTGCAACTCACCGGTGTGGTCGACGCCCGCTCCATGCGAGCCCAGTACCTCGATCGAATGGACATCGAGCGGGAGCGCGGCATCACCATCAAGGCGCAGAACGTGCGCCTGCCCTGGCAGCTCGACGGCACCGACCACGTGCTGCACATGATCGACACCCCTGGTCACGTCGACTTCACCTACGAGGTGTCGCGCGCGCTGGAGGCCTGCGAGGGCGCGATCCTGCTCGTGGACGCCGCGCAGGGGATCGAGGCGCAGACGCTGGCGAACCTCTACCTGGCGCTGGAGAACGACCTCACCATCATCCCGGTGCTCAACAAGATCGACCTGCCCGCCGCCGACCCCGACAAGTACGCGGCCGAGCTGTCTCGCATCGTCGGCTGTGAGCCCGAGGAGGTGCTGCGGGTCTCGGCGAAGAGCGGCCTCGGCGTCGGAGACGTCCTCGACACGGTCGTCCGGCAGGTTCCCGCGCCGGTCGGGGCGGCCGACGCACCGCCTCGCGCGATGATCTTCGACTCCGTCTACGACACCTATCGGGGCGTCGTCACCTACATCCGAGTGGTCGACGGGCGGATCACGCCACGGCAGCGCATTCGGATGATGTCCACCGGGGCGACGCACGAGCTTCTCGAGGTCGGCATCATCTCCCCGGAGCCCAAGCCGAGCCAGGGCCTCGGCGTCGGCGAGGTCGGATACCTGATCACCGGAGTGAAGGACGTCAGGCAGTCCAGGGTCGGCGACACGGTCACCGCAGAGCGCAAGGGCGCCACGGAGCCGCTGGCGGGATACCGGGACCCGAAGCCCATGGTCTACGCCGGTCTGTACCCGATGGACGGCTCGGACTACCCGGACCTCCGCGAGGCCCTGGACAAGCTCCAGCTCAACGACGCCGCGCTGACCTATGAGCCGGAGACGTCGGCGGCGCTGGGCTTCGGCTTCCGCTGCGGCTTCCTGGGGCTGCTCCACCTGGAGATCACCAGGGACCGGCTGGAGCGCGAGTTCGGTCTCGATCTCATCTCCACCGCGCCCAACGTGGTGTACCAGGTCGAGATGGAGGACGGCGCGCTGCACGAGGTCACCAATCCGTCCGACTGGCCGGATGGCAAGATCGGAGCTGTTCACGAGCCGATCACCAAGTGCACGGTGATCGCCCCGGTCGACTTCGTCGGCGCGATCATGGAGCTCTGCCAGAGCAAGCGGGGCCAGCTCGACGGCATGGACTACCTCTCCGAAGACCGCGTCGAACTGCGGTACACGGTGCCGCTGGCAGAGATCATCTACGACTTCTTCGACGCCCTGAAGTCCAGGACCAGGGGATACGCCTCATTGGACTATGAGGAGTCCGGCGATCAGACTGCGGACCTCGTCAAGGTGGACATCCTCCTGCAGGGCGAGCCGGTGGACGCTTTCAGCGCGATCGTGCACAAGGACTCGGCCTACGGCTACGGCACGAAGATGGCCAGCAAGCTTCGCGAGTTGATTCCGAGGCAGCAGTTCGAGGTGCCCATCCAGGCCGCCATCGGCGCGCGGATCATCGCCAGGGAGACGATTCGGGCCATCCGGAAGGACGTGCTCGCCAAGTGCTACGGCGGTGACATCACCCGGAAGCGCAAACTGCTGGAGAAGCAGAAGGAGGGCAAGAAGCGAATGAAGATGGTGGGACGGGTCGAGGTCCCGCAGGAGGCGTTCGTGGCCGCACTGTCCACTGAGGACTCGGCTGACAAGGGCAAGGGCAAGAAGTAG
- the recA gene encoding recombinase RecA, translating to MAPAAPNREKALELALAQIDKQFGKGSVMRLGDEGRPPMEVIPTGSIALDAALGIGGLPRGRVVEIYGPESSGKTTVALHAVANAQRLGGVAAFIDAEHALDPDYAKALGVDTDALLVSQPDTGEQALEITDMLIRSGALDIVVVDSVAALVPRAEIEGEMGDSHVGLQARLMSQALRKLTSALNTAKTTAIFINQLREKIGVMFGSPETTTGGKALKFYASVRLDVRRIETLKDGGDAVGNRTRVKVVKNKVSPPFKQAEFDIIYGQGISREGSLIDMGVEHGILRKSGAWYTYEGDQLGQGKENARKFLRDNPDIANELEKRLQEKLGIIPKLEADPESPAPVDF from the coding sequence ATGGCACCCGCCGCACCGAACAGGGAGAAGGCCCTAGAGCTCGCCCTGGCGCAGATCGACAAGCAGTTCGGCAAGGGCTCGGTGATGCGTCTCGGCGACGAAGGACGTCCGCCGATGGAGGTGATCCCCACCGGTTCGATCGCCTTGGACGCCGCCCTGGGCATCGGGGGGCTGCCGCGTGGCCGCGTGGTGGAGATCTACGGACCGGAGAGCAGCGGTAAGACCACCGTCGCGCTGCACGCGGTGGCCAACGCGCAGCGACTCGGCGGAGTCGCCGCGTTCATCGACGCCGAGCACGCACTCGATCCCGACTACGCCAAGGCGCTGGGCGTGGACACCGACGCCCTGCTGGTCTCACAGCCGGACACCGGCGAGCAGGCGCTGGAGATCACCGACATGCTCATCCGGTCCGGCGCGCTGGACATCGTGGTGGTCGACTCGGTGGCCGCACTGGTGCCCCGCGCCGAGATCGAGGGCGAGATGGGCGACTCCCACGTCGGTCTCCAGGCTCGGCTGATGAGCCAGGCGCTCCGCAAGCTCACCTCCGCGCTGAACACCGCCAAGACCACCGCCATCTTCATCAACCAGCTGCGAGAGAAGATCGGGGTGATGTTCGGCAGCCCCGAGACGACCACGGGCGGCAAGGCGCTGAAGTTCTACGCCTCGGTGCGGCTGGACGTGCGTCGGATCGAGACGTTGAAGGACGGCGGCGACGCAGTCGGCAACCGGACCAGGGTCAAGGTGGTCAAGAACAAGGTCAGCCCGCCGTTCAAGCAGGCCGAGTTCGACATCATCTACGGCCAGGGCATCAGCCGGGAGGGCTCGTTGATCGACATGGGCGTCGAGCACGGCATCCTGCGCAAGTCCGGTGCCTGGTACACCTACGAGGGCGATCAGCTCGGACAGGGCAAGGAGAATGCCCGCAAGTTCCTGCGGGACAACCCGGACATCGCCAACGAGTTGGAGAAGCGGCTTCAGGAGAAGCTCGGCATCATCCCGAAGCTCGAGGCCGACCCGGAGTCGCCTGCCCCGGTCGACTTCTGA
- a CDS encoding regulatory protein RecX, with the protein MARFRSSPPNGDDAEQRKADDPPTDPAARARDYCLRLLTSRPRTRAELAQALVRREVDQEVIDQVLGRLDEVGLIDDQSFAEMWVRSRHTHQGLGRRALLEELRRKGVDAEVAAEAAQGLDRDVEEERARQLVRRKLAASAGADERVRIRRLVGMLARKGYSQGLAFQVVRAELAAEGTDVELLDELRD; encoded by the coding sequence ATGGCGAGGTTTCGCTCCTCCCCACCGAACGGAGACGACGCCGAGCAGCGGAAGGCAGATGACCCACCCACAGATCCAGCAGCTCGGGCTAGGGACTACTGCCTGCGGCTGCTCACCTCACGTCCACGTACCAGGGCCGAACTGGCCCAGGCCCTGGTACGGCGGGAGGTGGATCAGGAGGTCATCGACCAGGTGCTCGGCAGGCTCGACGAGGTCGGGCTGATCGACGATCAGTCCTTCGCCGAGATGTGGGTGCGTTCGCGACACACTCACCAGGGGTTGGGCCGCCGGGCACTGCTGGAGGAACTGCGTCGTAAGGGCGTCGACGCCGAGGTCGCGGCCGAGGCGGCACAGGGTCTCGATCGGGACGTGGAGGAGGAACGGGCTCGGCAGCTCGTTCGGCGCAAGCTGGCCGCCTCGGCGGGGGCGGACGAGCGGGTGCGGATTCGACGACTGGTGGGGATGCTCGCCCGCAAGGGGTACTCGCAGGGGCTGGCGTTCCAGGTGGTGCGCGCGGAGCTGGCCGCAGAGGGCACCGACGTCGAGCTGCTGGACGAGCTGCGCGACTGA
- a CDS encoding HAD family hydrolase, protein MTTGAMGDSAKAHIVWDWNGTLLNDNHAVLEGVNSICRFYRREEVDLDYWRSVFSRPLQACYERLLERPLTEEDWARVETLYHGAYNELLHTCALAVDAEQVLTDWRAAGNSQSLLSMWFHDPLTEMIARLGLVDFFSRVDGLVGPMGGGSKAEHLARHLAEGELDPASVVLVGDVVDDARAAESVGAGCVLVTTGMTARPVLEATGHPVADSLADAVALAVKSRS, encoded by the coding sequence GTGACGACAGGGGCAATGGGAGACAGCGCGAAGGCACACATCGTCTGGGACTGGAACGGCACGCTGCTGAATGACAACCATGCGGTGTTGGAGGGAGTGAACTCGATCTGTCGCTTCTACCGACGCGAGGAGGTCGACCTCGACTACTGGCGTTCGGTGTTCAGCCGGCCGTTACAGGCCTGCTATGAACGACTGCTCGAGCGACCGCTGACCGAGGAGGACTGGGCACGGGTCGAAACGCTGTACCACGGCGCGTACAACGAACTGCTGCACACGTGCGCTCTCGCGGTCGATGCCGAGCAGGTCCTGACCGACTGGCGGGCAGCGGGCAACAGCCAGTCCTTGTTGTCCATGTGGTTTCACGATCCGCTGACCGAGATGATCGCCCGACTGGGCCTGGTGGACTTCTTCTCCAGGGTCGATGGCCTGGTGGGGCCGATGGGCGGGGGTTCCAAGGCCGAGCACCTGGCTCGGCACCTTGCCGAGGGCGAGCTCGATCCGGCGTCGGTGGTCCTGGTCGGCGACGTCGTCGACGATGCTCGTGCAGCCGAGAGCGTCGGGGCGGGCTGTGTCCTGGTGACCACGGGGATGACAGCTCGCCCGGTGTTGGAGGCGACGGGACATCCGGTGGCGGACTCGTTAGCCGACGCGGTGGCGCTGGCGGTGAAGAGCCGCAGCTGA
- the eda gene encoding bifunctional 4-hydroxy-2-oxoglutarate aldolase/2-dehydro-3-deoxy-phosphogluconate aldolase, with protein sequence MSATTNSTDLLDVSPVIPVVVIDDVEHAVPLAQALVRGGIAVIEVTLRTAAALPAIERIAAEVPEILLGAGTVTVPAHATQAASAGARFLVTPGSTRNLLQAAEETGLPVLPGAATASEALALAELGYSSLKFFPAEAAGGVGYLRSLAGPLPNLRFCPTGGVSATNAKDYLALPNVGCVGGSWLTPAATLAAGDWDAVAALATDAASLTG encoded by the coding sequence ATGAGCGCCACGACGAATTCGACCGACCTGCTCGACGTCTCGCCGGTGATCCCGGTGGTGGTGATCGACGACGTCGAGCACGCCGTGCCGCTGGCACAGGCACTCGTCCGCGGCGGCATCGCCGTCATCGAGGTCACCCTGCGCACTGCGGCCGCCCTGCCTGCCATCGAGCGGATCGCCGCCGAGGTACCCGAGATCCTGCTCGGCGCGGGCACGGTGACCGTGCCCGCTCACGCGACGCAGGCCGCGTCGGCCGGTGCCCGGTTCCTGGTCACTCCCGGCAGCACCCGCAACCTGCTGCAGGCAGCCGAGGAGACCGGGCTGCCGGTGCTCCCCGGCGCGGCCACCGCCTCCGAGGCACTCGCGCTGGCCGAACTCGGCTACTCCTCGCTCAAGTTCTTCCCTGCCGAGGCTGCGGGCGGCGTCGGCTACCTGCGATCCCTCGCAGGCCCCCTGCCGAACCTGCGGTTCTGCCCGACGGGCGGCGTCAGCGCGACCAATGCCAAGGACTACCTGGCGTTGCCCAACGTCGGCTGCGTCGGTGGTTCCTGGCTGACGCCTGCCGCCACCCTGGCCGCAGGCGACTGGGACGCCGTGGCAGCGCTTGCGACGGACGCTGCGAGCCTCACCGGCTGA
- the edd gene encoding phosphogluconate dehydratase, with product MSSQPESQDTLHPVIAEVTRRIVARSEESRAVYLARTARAAGDGPVRAGMACSNLAHGFAGCAGPDRIAIRGLVKPGVAIVSSYNDLLSAHQPLHEFPGWIKDAVRAAGGVAQFAGGVPAMCDGITQGRDGMELSLFSRDVIAMSTGIALSHEMFDGALLLGVCDKIVPGLLIGALSFGHLPMLMVPAGPMASGLPNPEKSRVRQLFAEGRATRDDLIEAEAASYHSPGTCTFYGTANSNQLLMEVMGLHLPGSSFVQPGTPLRKALTEAAGRRVVEIRRAGAEYTPLAEIVDERTIVNAVVALLATGGSTNHTMHLVAIAAAAGIALTWDDFSDLSAAVPLLARIYPNGPADINHFAAAGGVPFLIGELLDAGMLHRSVSTVAGHGLDRYRQEPRLIDGELTWRDGTAQSLDLNVLRGVAEPFDVDGGLRVLRGNLGRAVIKVSAVAADHRTVIAPARIFPSQHAFDAAYRAGELDGDVVVVLRNQGPAANGMPELHGLTPALGSLQDRGHKVALVTDGRMSGASGKIPAAIQVSPEAAVGGPLAKVRDGDVIRLDAERGTLEVLVPASELEERETVDGPPGEAEWAGTGRELFGALRTAVTQADQGARVFNMPQPGRMEVEANR from the coding sequence GTGAGCAGCCAGCCCGAGAGTCAGGACACCCTTCATCCAGTGATCGCCGAGGTGACTCGGCGCATCGTCGCTCGAAGCGAGGAGTCCCGGGCGGTCTATCTGGCTCGCACCGCCCGTGCCGCGGGCGACGGTCCGGTCCGGGCAGGCATGGCCTGCAGCAATCTGGCCCACGGCTTCGCCGGGTGCGCGGGGCCCGACCGAATCGCCATCCGAGGACTCGTCAAGCCGGGCGTTGCCATCGTCTCGTCCTACAACGACCTGCTCTCGGCTCATCAGCCGCTGCACGAGTTCCCCGGCTGGATCAAGGACGCGGTGCGGGCGGCGGGCGGCGTCGCGCAGTTCGCAGGCGGCGTCCCCGCCATGTGCGACGGCATCACCCAGGGACGAGACGGCATGGAGCTGTCGCTGTTCAGCCGGGACGTGATCGCCATGTCCACCGGGATCGCACTGTCACACGAGATGTTCGACGGCGCGCTCCTGCTCGGCGTCTGCGACAAGATCGTGCCAGGCCTGCTCATCGGGGCGCTGTCGTTCGGTCACCTCCCGATGCTCATGGTCCCCGCAGGCCCGATGGCCTCCGGCCTGCCCAATCCGGAGAAGAGCCGGGTCCGACAGCTCTTCGCCGAGGGCCGGGCGACCCGCGACGACCTCATCGAGGCGGAGGCCGCCTCCTACCACTCGCCGGGAACCTGCACCTTCTACGGGACGGCGAACTCCAATCAGCTCCTCATGGAGGTGATGGGCCTGCATCTGCCCGGTTCGAGCTTCGTACAGCCCGGCACCCCGCTGCGCAAGGCGCTCACCGAGGCCGCAGGCCGCCGAGTCGTGGAGATCCGCCGGGCTGGCGCCGAGTACACCCCGCTGGCCGAGATCGTCGACGAACGCACCATCGTCAACGCCGTCGTCGCGCTGCTGGCCACCGGCGGCTCCACCAACCACACGATGCACCTGGTGGCCATCGCCGCCGCTGCGGGGATCGCCCTGACCTGGGACGACTTCTCGGACCTCTCCGCCGCCGTCCCGCTGCTCGCCCGGATCTACCCCAACGGTCCCGCCGACATCAACCACTTCGCCGCGGCAGGCGGAGTGCCGTTCCTGATCGGCGAACTGCTCGATGCCGGGATGCTGCACCGCTCGGTCAGCACGGTGGCGGGCCACGGACTGGACCGCTATCGCCAGGAGCCACGCCTCATCGACGGCGAGCTCACCTGGCGGGACGGGACGGCCCAGAGCCTCGATCTGAACGTGTTACGGGGCGTCGCCGAGCCGTTCGACGTCGACGGCGGGCTGCGAGTGCTGCGCGGGAACCTCGGTCGCGCCGTCATCAAGGTCTCCGCCGTCGCGGCCGACCACCGCACGGTGATCGCACCCGCGAGGATCTTCCCCTCGCAGCATGCCTTCGACGCGGCGTACCGCGCGGGCGAACTAGACGGGGACGTGGTCGTCGTCCTGCGCAACCAGGGGCCTGCCGCCAACGGAATGCCGGAGCTGCACGGGTTGACCCCTGCGCTCGGCTCTCTCCAGGACCGAGGCCATAAGGTCGCTCTCGTGACGGACGGTCGGATGTCGGGTGCATCGGGAAAGATCCCGGCCGCCATCCAGGTGTCCCCGGAGGCCGCCGTCGGCGGGCCGCTGGCCAAGGTTCGCGACGGCGACGTCATCCGGCTCGACGCCGAGCGCGGCACGCTCGAAGTACTGGTCCCAGCCAGCGAGCTCGAAGAACGAGAGACTGTCGACGGTCCCCCCGGAGAGGCCGAGTGGGCCGGGACCGGACGCGAGCTGTTCGGGGCGCTGCGTACGGCGGTGACCCAGGCCGACCAGGGTGCTCGCGTGTTCAACATGCCCCAGCCGGGGCGTATGGAGGTGGAGGCGAACCGATGA
- a CDS encoding amino acid ABC transporter permease, translated as MTSVLYDLPGPKARARNRLLGVLGILLLAGGIGFVGYRFWATGQFDADRWEWILYVNVQVGLGNALLNTLTAFGLGAALALTFGAVFAAARLSDHGVFRGPAMIVVEFFRAAPLVVLIFIFYYGLGMSQLWALVLGLTLYNGAVLAEVFRAGVLSLPKGQSEAAYAIGMRKTQVMNVVLLPQALRAMMPAIISQLVVLLKDTALGFLITYEELLDYARLIGGLGQFNRPQIPTALVVAAIYIILCLLLTWLARILDNRQRRTKKVAVKPSDEKKALVGSPGAGTPGEPGRNIDVGD; from the coding sequence ATGACCTCGGTCCTCTACGACCTGCCGGGGCCGAAGGCACGGGCCCGAAATCGTCTCCTCGGGGTGCTCGGCATCCTGCTCCTCGCGGGCGGGATCGGATTCGTCGGTTACCGGTTCTGGGCAACGGGCCAGTTCGACGCCGATCGCTGGGAGTGGATCCTCTACGTCAACGTCCAGGTCGGCCTCGGCAACGCTCTGCTCAACACGCTGACGGCCTTCGGGCTCGGAGCGGCGCTGGCGCTCACGTTCGGAGCGGTCTTCGCCGCGGCCAGACTCTCCGACCACGGTGTGTTCCGCGGCCCCGCGATGATCGTGGTCGAGTTCTTCCGGGCCGCCCCCCTGGTCGTGTTGATCTTCATCTTCTATTACGGCCTCGGGATGTCCCAGCTCTGGGCGCTGGTGCTGGGTCTCACGCTCTACAACGGCGCGGTGCTGGCTGAGGTGTTCCGTGCGGGCGTGCTCTCGCTGCCCAAGGGGCAGAGCGAGGCGGCCTACGCCATCGGGATGCGCAAGACCCAGGTCATGAACGTGGTGCTGCTGCCGCAGGCGCTGCGGGCGATGATGCCCGCGATCATCAGCCAACTCGTGGTGCTGCTCAAGGACACCGCGCTCGGCTTCCTGATCACCTATGAGGAGCTGCTGGACTACGCGCGGCTCATCGGCGGTCTCGGGCAGTTCAACCGCCCGCAGATCCCGACCGCGCTGGTCGTCGCCGCGATCTACATCATCCTGTGTCTGCTGCTCACCTGGCTGGCCAGAATCCTGGACAACCGGCAGCGGCGGACGAAGAAGGTCGCGGTCAAGCCGAGCGATGAGAAGAAGGCCCTCGTGGGTTCGCCAGGGGCGGGCACGCCCGGCGAGCCGGGCCGGAACATCGACGTCGGAGACTGA
- a CDS encoding amino acid ABC transporter permease encodes MNALLDEIQNFWLVFADNSDAYVRGFGNTLRLFAVAVIGSVALGALLAMLRVSPVPVFRAMGTLYVTVVRNTPLTLVFVFFVFAYPYLELNSFQPFTAAVIALSLYTAAFVCEVFRSGINTVPVGQAEASRALGLTFTQTLGEVILPQAVRSVFPPLVSVLIALLKNTTIAAGFSVAEAGALRSMLSERGYDVFYGLVWVLVIFVLLVIPLTLLQRSLEKRWSVAR; translated from the coding sequence ATGAACGCACTGCTGGACGAGATCCAGAACTTCTGGCTGGTCTTCGCCGATAACTCCGACGCCTATGTGCGCGGATTCGGCAATACGCTGCGGCTGTTCGCCGTGGCGGTGATCGGCTCCGTCGCGCTCGGCGCGCTCCTGGCGATGCTGCGAGTCAGCCCGGTGCCGGTGTTCCGAGCCATGGGCACCCTGTACGTGACGGTGGTGCGCAACACCCCGTTGACGCTGGTGTTCGTGTTCTTCGTCTTCGCCTACCCGTACCTGGAGCTGAACAGCTTCCAGCCCTTCACTGCGGCTGTGATCGCCCTGTCGCTGTACACCGCCGCCTTCGTGTGCGAGGTGTTCCGCTCCGGCATCAACACGGTGCCCGTCGGGCAGGCCGAGGCGTCCAGGGCGCTGGGTCTGACCTTCACGCAGACGCTCGGCGAGGTGATCCTGCCGCAGGCGGTGCGATCGGTGTTCCCGCCGCTGGTCAGCGTCCTGATCGCCCTGCTGAAGAACACCACCATCGCTGCGGGCTTCTCCGTCGCCGAGGCGGGAGCGCTGCGCAGCATGCTCTCCGAACGCGGTTATGACGTCTTCTACGGGCTCGTCTGGGTGCTGGTGATCTTCGTCCTGCTGGTCATTCCGCTGACGCTGCTACAGCGCAGCCTGGAGAAGCGTTGGAGTGTGGCTCGATGA
- a CDS encoding glutamate ABC transporter substrate-binding protein codes for MKIRNLAVTLFVGALALSACGREGGPGEDAAEPVDRDVATDVALEGSPTFDAMQERGGVIIGVKEDQPGLGLLDPTTGEYSGFDVEIARLIAAELGFDPAEDITYQAIPSASREQAIANGQVDYYVGTYTINDGRKEQIDFAGPYFVAGQDLLVRADEEEITGPDTLEGKVVCSVTGSTPIQRVRDEGLTEESNIREYQLYSECVEQLRNEQVDAVTTDDAILLGYAAENEGELRVVGETFSDEPYGIGLPLDDEVLRNAMNDILDEARENGQWQEIYDATLGGSGSTAEQPEVDRY; via the coding sequence ATGAAGATCCGCAACCTTGCGGTGACTCTGTTCGTCGGCGCGCTGGCACTGAGCGCCTGCGGGCGTGAGGGCGGGCCTGGCGAGGACGCAGCCGAGCCGGTAGACCGGGACGTCGCCACCGACGTCGCCCTGGAGGGCTCCCCCACCTTCGACGCCATGCAGGAGCGCGGCGGCGTGATCATCGGCGTCAAGGAGGACCAGCCCGGTCTGGGCCTGCTCGACCCCACGACCGGCGAGTACTCGGGCTTCGACGTCGAGATCGCCCGGCTGATCGCGGCCGAGCTGGGCTTCGACCCCGCCGAGGACATCACCTACCAGGCGATCCCCTCGGCGTCCCGCGAGCAGGCCATCGCCAACGGGCAGGTCGACTACTACGTCGGCACGTACACGATCAACGACGGCCGCAAGGAACAGATCGACTTCGCGGGTCCGTACTTCGTCGCAGGCCAGGACCTGCTGGTCCGGGCCGACGAGGAGGAGATCACCGGACCCGACACCCTCGAGGGCAAGGTCGTCTGCTCGGTCACCGGTTCCACCCCGATCCAGCGGGTGCGGGACGAGGGCCTGACCGAGGAGTCCAACATCCGCGAGTACCAGTTGTACTCCGAGTGTGTGGAGCAGCTGCGCAACGAGCAGGTCGACGCGGTCACCACCGACGACGCGATCCTGCTCGGCTACGCGGCCGAGAACGAGGGCGAGCTCCGGGTCGTGGGCGAGACCTTCTCGGACGAGCCCTACGGCATCGGCCTCCCCCTCGATGACGAGGTCCTGCGCAACGCGATGAACGACATCCTCGACGAGGCTCGGGAGAACGGTCAGTGGCAGGAGATCTACGACGCCACGCTGGGCGGTTCGGGTTCCACCGCAGAACAGCCTGAGGTCGATCGGTACTGA
- a CDS encoding amino acid ABC transporter ATP-binding protein gives MISVSSVDKFFGPLHVLKDINLSVPRGQVLVVLGPSGSGKSTLCRAINRLEPINSGSIEVDGQPLPAEGKELAKLRSDVGMVFQQFNLFAHKTIVENVMLGPIKVRKLPKEEARTLAMSLLERVGIANQSDKYPAQLSGGQQQRVAIARALAMKPKVMLFDEPTSALDPEMVQEVLDVMTDLAKEGMTMLVVTHEMGFARKAAHRVVFMADGEVVEDSTPEEFFTKPKSDRAKDFLGKILTH, from the coding sequence ATGATCAGCGTGTCCTCCGTGGACAAGTTCTTCGGGCCGCTGCATGTGCTCAAGGACATCAATCTCTCGGTCCCTCGTGGGCAGGTGCTCGTCGTGCTGGGCCCGTCGGGCTCCGGCAAGTCGACGCTCTGCCGGGCCATCAACCGCCTGGAGCCGATCAACTCCGGTTCCATCGAGGTCGACGGCCAGCCGCTGCCCGCAGAGGGCAAGGAGTTGGCCAAGCTGCGTTCCGACGTCGGCATGGTCTTCCAGCAGTTCAACCTGTTCGCCCACAAGACCATCGTGGAGAACGTGATGCTGGGGCCGATCAAGGTCCGCAAGCTGCCCAAGGAAGAGGCCAGGACGCTGGCGATGAGCCTGCTCGAACGGGTCGGCATCGCCAACCAGTCGGACAAGTACCCCGCCCAGCTCTCCGGCGGCCAGCAGCAGCGGGTCGCCATCGCGCGGGCGCTGGCGATGAAGCCGAAGGTGATGCTCTTCGACGAGCCCACCTCCGCGCTGGACCCGGAGATGGTGCAGGAGGTCCTCGACGTGATGACCGACCTGGCCAAGGAGGGCATGACCATGCTGGTCGTGACCCACGAGATGGGCTTCGCGCGCAAGGCGGCGCATCGAGTCGTGTTCATGGCCGACGGCGAGGTGGTCGAGGACTCCACTCCGGAGGAGTTCTTCACCAAGCCGAAGTCGGATCGGGCGAAGGACTTCCTCGGCAAGATCCTGACGCACTGA